In Leguminivora glycinivorella isolate SPB_JAAS2020 chromosome 17, LegGlyc_1.1, whole genome shotgun sequence, the DNA window CCGCAGTCGGTTACCATTAAAATTCGTCTCACCCTGGGGCTCTAAAAGTATTCCACCACTTAAGGCTCAGTTAATTGGAATTATTAAACCATTTCAATGTGGAGACCATTAGTGAAAACGAGGTGAACTCGAGCAGGTAAACGACTAAACCGACTTGGGGTGTCTTTTTTGTTAACTTTGGCAGGTACCCGACCCTCTGGCCTGATTGTGTACGTTTTTTCATCAACCAAAAAAAGTACGACGAATATTGTAAAACCCTGCAGACGTGATTTGTAAATCTTACACCATAAGGGCCAAAATTACCAAAGCTCGACTTATTACTTGAACGTAGGTAGTAAATTATCTGTAAAAAAAGGTTCACTATCTTTGTGTTTATTTTTCTCTGCTTGCAAGGTCCTAAACCCTCTTTTGCACTTGATAACGGATCGTTCAAAGTTGGGACTATTCATTGTTTGTAATTTGTAAATAGTAATGACACTCGACTATAATGTTTTTTTGTCTTATCTTTCCAGAACCAATCTCGGCCAGTGCAGTCGATGAACACAACAGTTGCCGCCACGGGTCCCGTCGGCGCCACCGGCGGCGTCGGCTGGGAGCAGCATCCGATCCTGAGCCGCGCCGCCTCCGTGCCGGCGCACCGCGCCGCCATCGTCGGCTTCCTCGACAGACTCGGCCACCGCCGCCTCGAGCGCACCACCAGCGAGCCGGCACCCCCGCCGCCGGCCACCAGCCGCTATAAGACCGAACTCTGCCGCCCCTTCGAAGAGGCGGGCGTCTGCAAATATGGTGACAAGTGCCAGTTTGCACATGGCATGCGCGAACTCCGTAACCTCCAGCGCCATCCTAAGTACAAGACGGAACTCTGCCGCACCTTCCATTCTGTAGGGTTCTGTCCTTACGGGCCCAGATGCCACTTCGTTCACAATGCCGAGGAAGCCAGACGCCGCGAGCCCTCCTCTCCCGGCGGGTCCCTGGCGTCGCTGTCGTCCGGCGGCTCGATGGCCTCGTACATGAGCGACGGATCCCGCTCGCCGCGCTCGCCTCACTCGCCGCACTCTCCGATCGCTCCTCAGTCGCCGCACTCGCCGCCGGCCGTGTCTCCGCCCGCATTCGCCTTCCGCGGCTCGCAGTCGCCCGACCCCGAGGACGACAGGCTGCCCGTGTTCAACCGCCTCGCCAACGCGTTCGGCGACCTCGTCATCGCCTAGACGCCCGCCCGCCTAGTCCTAAGTTAACTTATACCGAGCGTAATAAGGATCGTCCGTCACCGTAGTGCCTAAACTCGACGTCTTCCAGACCGCGCCCGAGCGCCGCGCCGTCCCGCACACCCGCTCAACGAATGATCTCCAGTTTGCCGATGCTCTTAAATACTTCGACCTGTAATATATAACGTTAACGAAGTTTTCACTGGCGTCTTAAAGTTTGCGGTGTGAATTAAGTGATTTACGAACAGTACATCTTTATTATTATCGGCACGCACTTGTAAATGGCACCTTATAACTATTATTAGATATTTATTGCGTAGCTCGCGGAAGTCTTCCCATAGCGATCCTCCGCCGAGCGGTGGTCTCTTTGTAAAGTTAGATAtagaacatttatttatttcgtacTGCCTAACCGCGCTCGGTTCTGTACCGCGGGGAGGCGCTCGTGATCTATTTTTAAGGATTTaagataataatttattatttatttcgagTCTctttaactgtaataattattGTGTAACTAGTAGTTGCGATACCACACCGCACACGGACGCACCAGGCGTCTCGCTGTACCAATCTTAGTCGACTGATCCCGGCACTGCTCACCTCTCAACCTCAATTACCATCGTGAACATAGTCAATCCCCGGCAGAGCCGCAATCAGTCGCAACCTCGTCGGGAGCTCGGCGCCTCACGTCCCTAACACAACATCCGTTAGCCCGTAATTACCATCTGCATATCGAAAGCTCTGATACGGGCCACAGGGTCTAGTAGCAGTAGTCGCTAACCGCCACCGCTAG includes these proteins:
- the LOC125235221 gene encoding protein TIS11 isoform X2; translation: MDRVNVAVACVSPDYSDNGLMITTFNQSRPVQSMNTTVAATGPVGATGGVGWEQHPILSRAASVPAHRAAIVGFLDRLGHRRLERTTSEPAPPPPATSRYKTELCRPFEEAGVCKYGDKCQFAHGMRELRNLQRHPKYKTELCRTFHSVGFCPYGPRCHFVHNAEEARRREPSSPGGSLASLSSGGSMASYMSDGSRSPRSPHSPHSPIAPQSPHSPPAVSPPAFAFRGSQSPDPEDDRLPVFNRLANAFGDLVIA
- the LOC125235221 gene encoding mRNA decay activator protein ZFP36L2 isoform X3, giving the protein MPLNCARSCAASCFVRLGSLSCSTTTVSPDYSDNGLMITTFNQSRPVQSMNTTVAATGPVGATGGVGWEQHPILSRAASVPAHRAAIVGFLDRLGHRRLERTTSEPAPPPPATSRYKTELCRPFEEAGVCKYGDKCQFAHGMRELRNLQRHPKYKTELCRTFHSVGFCPYGPRCHFVHNAEEARRREPSSPGGSLASLSSGGSMASYMSDGSRSPRSPHSPHSPIAPQSPHSPPAVSPPAFAFRGSQSPDPEDDRLPVFNRLANAFGDLVIA
- the LOC125235221 gene encoding protein TIS11 isoform X5; its protein translation is MSTAIMHQSALYDFGDMFLKNQSRPVQSMNTTVAATGPVGATGGVGWEQHPILSRAASVPAHRAAIVGFLDRLGHRRLERTTSEPAPPPPATSRYKTELCRPFEEAGVCKYGDKCQFAHGMRELRNLQRHPKYKTELCRTFHSVGFCPYGPRCHFVHNAEEARRREPSSPGGSLASLSSGGSMASYMSDGSRSPRSPHSPHSPIAPQSPHSPPAVSPPAFAFRGSQSPDPEDDRLPVFNRLANAFGDLVIA
- the LOC125235221 gene encoding protein TIS11 isoform X4, giving the protein MSTAIMHQSALYDFGDMFLKVSPDYSDNGLMITTFNQSRPVQSMNTTVAATGPVGATGGVGWEQHPILSRAASVPAHRAAIVGFLDRLGHRRLERTTSEPAPPPPATSRYKTELCRPFEEAGVCKYGDKCQFAHGMRELRNLQRHPKYKTELCRTFHSVGFCPYGPRCHFVHNAEEARRREPSSPGGSLASLSSGGSMASYMSDGSRSPRSPHSPHSPIAPQSPHSPPAVSPPAFAFRGSQSPDPEDDRLPVFNRLANAFGDLVIA
- the LOC125235221 gene encoding mRNA decay activator protein ZFP36L2 isoform X1, translated to MDRVNVAVACVRLGSLSCSTTTVSPDYSDNGLMITTFNQSRPVQSMNTTVAATGPVGATGGVGWEQHPILSRAASVPAHRAAIVGFLDRLGHRRLERTTSEPAPPPPATSRYKTELCRPFEEAGVCKYGDKCQFAHGMRELRNLQRHPKYKTELCRTFHSVGFCPYGPRCHFVHNAEEARRREPSSPGGSLASLSSGGSMASYMSDGSRSPRSPHSPHSPIAPQSPHSPPAVSPPAFAFRGSQSPDPEDDRLPVFNRLANAFGDLVIA